A single Xenopus laevis strain J_2021 chromosome 3S, Xenopus_laevis_v10.1, whole genome shotgun sequence DNA region contains:
- the pmch.S gene encoding pro-MCH: protein MVRMITLGYPFLISLSILSQGFLFAVSKSIRKAENDDLLLDTIALRKAFRKGDTLEKPLGDPNNQYKTDGGNILNEEDERNMKTIDSQQTYLSHDGIPLNIGMKQMPYLAFRNSLHHPENEDQNAESAQERRDVGDEENAAKFPVGRRDFDMLRCMLGRVYRPCWQI, encoded by the exons ATGGTAAGGATGATTACTTTAGGCTACCCATTCTTAATATCACTTTCAATCCTTTCTCAAGGTTTCCTGTTTGCGGTGTCAAAGTCCATCAGAAAAGCAGAGAACGATGATTTACTTCTTGATACCATCGCACTGAGAAAAGCTTTTCGGAAAGGAGACACACTAGAGAAGCCATTAGGGGACCCAAACAACCAATACAAAACAGACGGAGGCAACATCTTAAATGAAGAGGATGAGAGAAACATGAAG ACCATAGATTCTCAACAAACGTACTTAAGTCATGACGGAATTCCGCTAAACATTGGAATGAAACAGATGCCGTACCTCGCATTTAGAAACTCATTACATCACCCGGAAAATGAAGATCAGAATGCTGAATCAGCACAGGAAAGGAGAGATGTTGGagatgaagaaaatgctgcaaaatTTCCAGTAGGAAGGAGGGATTTTGACA tgCTCAGGTGCATGCTTGGAAGAGTCTATCGACCCTGCTGGCAGATATGA